From Antedon mediterranea chromosome 9, ecAntMedi1.1, whole genome shotgun sequence, a single genomic window includes:
- the LOC140059450 gene encoding protein Wnt-16-like, producing the protein MLLTRTSWIFGKYWILFLTVLFVAVKDTTVYASWMWLGVASVGVSNSVDVNYDPKACKKVPGLVREQKSVCQRQPDTVRVIGEGARMGIYECQEQFQHERWNCTVLPNDENVFGKMMQIGTKETAFVYAVTSAGVVYAVTRSCSQGNLSDCTCDSSKIGAVNEEGWRWGGCSDDVNYGVKISRDFIDVADDSKSEDSRERARSLMNLHNNEVGRQAVEKQMKVSCRCHGVSGSCAMKTCWNSMPHFRKVGEYLKKLHKNAVEILPRGKKRLRRKDTEKRKVPIKFNEMVHIAESPNYCSSDPIQGIKGTTGRECNKTSNGADGCNLLCCGRGYNTQEVRIVERCDCVFIWCCEVKCKSCETVKDVHTCK; encoded by the exons GTGGCTGGGAGTTGCTAGTGTGGGAGTAAGCAACTCTGTAGATGTAAATTACGATCCTAAAGCGTGTAAAAAAGTTCCAGGATTAGTGAGAGAACAGAAATCAGTATGTCAGCGGCAACCGGATACAGTTCGAGTTATCGGCGAAGGAGCTAGAATGGGAATATACGAATGTCAGGAACAGTTCCAACACGAACGATGGAATTGTACTGTTTTACCAAATGATGAAAATGTTTTTGGAAAAATGATGCAAATTG GTACAAAAGAAACGGCCTTCGTTTATGCAGTAACGTCAGCGGGCGTGGTGTACGCAGTTACGCGCTCTTGCAGCCAAGGCAATCTTTCAGACTGTACGTGTGATTCCTCCAAAATAGGAGCTGTAAACGAAGAAGGTTGGAGATGGGGAGGATGCAGCGATGACGTAAATTATGGAGTTAAAATAAGTCGAGACTTCATTGACGTGGCAGACGACTCAAAAAGTGAAGATTCCAGAGAAAGGGCGCGaagtttaatgaatttacacAATAATGAAGTCGGGAGACAG gcagTCGAAAAACAAATGAAAGTTTCATGTCGTTGTCATGGAGTCTCAGGATCATGCGCAATGAAAACATGTTGGAATAGTATGCCACATTTTCGAAAAGTTGGAGAATACTTGAAAAAACTGCACAAAAACGCCGTCGAGATTTTACCGCGCGGTAAGAAGCGACTTCGCCGAAAAGATACGGAAAAACGAAAAGTTCCGATTAAGTTCAACGAAATGGTCCACATTGCCGAGTCGCCGAACTACTGTTCGAGTGATCCGATACAAGGAATTAAAGGTACAACTGGCCGAGAGTGTAATAAAACATCCAATGGGGCTGATGGCTGCAACCTGCTTTGTTGTGGGAGAGGATACAACACACAAGAAGTCCGAATTGTTGAACGATGCGACTGTGTCTTTATTTGGTGTTGTGAAGTGAAATGCAAATCGTGCGAAACAGTTAAAGACGTTCACACTTGTAAATAA